acttgaaacatcccaaaaatacaactcaaaaatttcgtttttaaaatcatttaacaaaCATAATATTATCACCATAAAATAAAATCATCAAACATGTATCTCAAAATTTCATAAAATCTGTCAACATATAACAGTCTCatataaaatatcagagtaagctCCAAGACTAATAagaactgtggtgtgtgccatgtcaTCAACTCGAGCCCTTCCCTTTACTAGCTGAAGTACccgaaaccaaaattgaaactgtaagcatgaagcttagtgagctcccccaaactaccacataccatacacatataatatgcaactaggagatacaggccccgcccacactccgctaactctgagatacgggccccgcccacactcagctacttcgagatacgggccccacccacactcagctacttcgagatatgggccccgcccacactcagctactaggcagacatacaagtatcacacagacaacaagtataactagatctatcatccattcttatatcataatcaaactcagCTATCATGAAATACAgggcccgcccacactcagctactgaTCATAACACGCtgcgggccggccttggtgccttagacccgttcttactgaagggaaactcacctcgtgtgaCTGGCTTCTAAAACTCTGAGTGAGAAATCCATGTATGCTGCTCTGGCGACTCTCCAGCTATAAATTTCCATAAAGATACTTAGTCAAAAGCTGATAACTActtttagggtaaaatgactattttacccctggctaaagtcaacatcctggtcaaagtcaacatccagttgacttgactcgcagagttggtccaccaactcgccgagtccctattctttcATCTATCCccaatcccgactctactcgtcgagtctagcaagaactcgacgagttccccttcAACCATAACATCGGGACAATAtttaactgactcgccgagttcgtccttgtactcgtcgagttcatcttcatcatatgAGTGTGTCTagtatgtgactcgccgagttatatgaacaactcgtcgagtccgtcttcatgggttgggagattgccttggactcgtcaagtttgttcatacactcgccgagtcccatggttTCCAGTTCCATTACTACGTCTATTTTGCCGAGTCCCCCTTCAGTACTCAACTAGATCCCTTCTAGTCAGAAAAGGTTGGGGAAACAAAcccccgactcaccgagtcccatgaacgactcgtcgagtcaactaaTGTCCATGTCCATAACTCGATTTCTGTTGTGCTAATCTCATGCAACGGGTAGATCTGGGCTCCTAAggtcgatataacacgtaaagtcatgaactttacgttcatgcatgggacttttaagCTCAAAAGACCAAAAATAAGGTCTACTacatgcatggggctctcatggccatagagttgccgtctttatgccatgagaaccctccaaggttccagatctgaagcttTTACCCTATATTACACTCTACAATCCGAAAAGGTTTGGAAATGTCCCCAAAGATGTCAAGATTCAAGCCCCAAAGTAGATCTAACAAATAAGAAGTCAAGGGAGGAGCTCTTTACCTCAAATAACTGGAAATGCGATCAAAACTCTGGATCCACTGACTTGATTCTTGATTCACCAAGCTTTCCCTTCCTCCTTCTAACTTCTTATCACAAGGAAAGGAAATAGCTCAAGGACACTCACAGCTTGGTTAGGGTTTCGAGAACAGAGCTTGAAGGTGATGGAGGTTGGGGTGGAAGCCCCAtaaggcgtttaaatagggtgcaaatcctccaatttagggtttcactcagacagctcctactcgccgagtcggtcttccaactcgtcgagtaggtcacttagtcCCCCGACCCGGAGTcgatcctactcgacaagttgggccaccaactcgctaAGTCCAAAGGTAAAATATGAAGTTTGCTTGAGTTAAATGCGTACGTGAGACCGGGTGTTACAATACTATTGTGTTATGTTTTGGtgcaaaataacaaaaaattaagAGATCTTATTTGTACCCGTTTTATTTATTGGGCTTGACACCCTAATATATACATAATGAAAATAATGCATCATATTTGTTGAAATGCCCTATGAAGATATGGTCCTTAAACTCCCCTAATGCCTAATGGACTAACATTAAGTCAAGAATTTGCAATTTTGGTTTATGTAATAAAAATAATTAGTTATTCGTCAAGACTACAATGCTATTTACTTATTATGTGGtcaacttttatttttataactgataTTCTTCGTTTAAAAAGATATAATATAACAAAAATAAGTATGGAAAACAAACTAATTTcaattacatatatataatgaaatacaaTACACTCTAACACAATACACTTTCAAACATAAATGTAAACCCCGACCCTGACGAAATAGAATACACTCTAAAACGTAAACATAAACCCCATAAATCTTGAACCCAAACAAAATAGAATACACTCTAAAACATATACATAAACCCCGTAAAGCCTAATAATTAAGTGATTGATCGTAAGTATGTTATATGTGCCTTTATAGTACACATTTACGTTATTCCGTAGTAGCTCCCATACGTCTAAAGTACAAGGAATTGAAAAAAGTACCATTTGACATGACACATTTTTAGATTTTTTCCTGGTAAGCAACGACTTCTTTTTTATTCCTTCTTCGACTATTACTTGTTTGTGTCCCCACAACGGAACATATATATATGATGTTAACTGAAGTACAAACGCTTAAAAGATGCATTTCTACCCTAGTTTTGTAGGTCAATTAATTCAAAGAAAGGTTTCTTTGATAAGATTTGAGATTTCAAGTCACAAAAATCCCATTGCTGAGCATGCTGTCATGCACACTCCAAACTTGCACATATGTAAATCCTCCCAATCTTAATTTGTTTcatcaaaaaaagaaaaataattaaagtTGAAACCACTAATATCTTTCTTTTTTGTCTTCATCTTGAACATCAAAACCAAAAATCTAAACAAAAAGCAAGTAAAAGAATATGATAAGACAAGAAGAACATTAAAACTATATAAGATTTTTCAGGAGGGTAACTAATTATCCCAAATGATTTACATCAATACCACAAATCCCGGTATAATTCcatttaacaaaaaataaaaactcaaaagGGAAAAAGATTATTATACCTACTTCTCTCTTCagcaaaaaaaatttaataaattagaAATTAGAATATCCCTTTATCACTAAAGAACAAAATATTCAAAAACCACCTCCAATCTCCAAGCCCCAACTTCCAAAACCCCTACAACTCCATCTTCACCACCGATCTCGGAGAAGAATACTCCGGCGAATACTCCGGCGAACATTCCGGCGACCCATACTTCAACCAATCCTTAGCACAAATAAGCGCCTCAACTGTCGAAGGTCTTAACGAACTTCTATATCTATCCATCTTCCTACATCTCATATCAAACACCGATTCCTTTCCAACCGTAGACACCGGAATACACAAAATATCCGATGCCATTTTCGACAATGTCGGGTACTTTTTCCGGTTCAATTTCCACCACCCCAACACATCGAATTCCTGCATCCGGGGTAACACCGATTCCTCCAAGTACTGATCCAATTCCGGTTTCATATTCCCATGACTCGTGATTCCGGAGATGTAAACTTCGAAATCCGAAAGCTCATCACTTGTCGATAAAAAAATCTCGTTTTCATCGACTTCGGTTTTCAATATCTCGCAATGAAGTCTCGTTTCTTCTTCGAATCCTTCGTTTCCATTAACAACAAAAGTTGGAGGTGGAAGCATTTGAACAACATAATCAAGGAAAAGCTCATAGACTCCATCATTCACTGTTTTGATCCAATCAGCAGCTGCGTATTCTCCATAGATTCTTGAGAAACTGAACTCCACAAGCTTCATTTTAAATCGAGGATCCATGACAACAGCAATTGAGAACACGAGAAACGAATCTTTCCAGTATCTATTGAATCTTTCATACATTGGTGTGATTAAATTTCTTACAAATAAATCATCACTCAATGTTCCATTTTTAAGCTCGAGTTGTAGCTTCCATACTTCATGGAAGAACGCGTTTGAAGTCGGATACGTGGGACCCGTTAAGATATTAGCAGCGTCGATCAAAAGTTTCAAGAATGTACAGAGGATTTCGAGTTCTTTCCATTCGTTCATTGtgagggtaatttggtaatttggGTCGTAGGCGTCTAAACAAGAGAACACTTCTTTTAATTCACACGCAGCGATTAGCATATGATAAGTTGTGTTCCATTGATTTTGGTCATCAAGAACGAGAGATTTTGTGCTTGGGACTTGAAGTTTTAGTTTAAGACCATTAAATGTTTCTTGGGTACCCTCGAGTAAGACAACATACTTTACACTCTCGCGAACTTTTTTAACAGTTTCCGATAATGCCCCTAGGGAATCTTGAGCGAGTTGACACAACACACGCGCGTAACAGCTCCCAATCAAGAGTTTTCCATTAAGAATCAAAGGGTTTTTTTCAGAAAGTAAACGTTTCATATTCTTTCTCACCTCTTTATTTGCAAAAGATTCATCAAGAGTTATAGCAAATAACTTGTTTTCAAGATTCCAATCTGAAATACACGAAAGAATCGCATGGTTAAAAGCCGATTCTGATTCCGGAAATGGCAACAACACGATTCCAAGGATCCTTCGATGGAGTTTCCAATCATCATCAATGAATTGACCTGTTATGAAAGCATACCCTACACTTTGATCTGTTGACCACATATCTAACGAAAGGTTGACTCTTCCATTGACACTGTTTACAAGATTCAAAAGGGTTTCTTTTTCTCTCTTGTATAACTCTACACATTCTTTTTCGATACCATCCAGGGGTATTTTTGGGAATTGAGGTTGAAGGGCTCTTACAGAGTTTAAAAAGGCAGGGCATTCCACTATGGTAAGAGGGTATTCATGCATTATAATCAT
The genomic region above belongs to Lactuca sativa cultivar Salinas chromosome 4, Lsat_Salinas_v11, whole genome shotgun sequence and contains:
- the LOC111898897 gene encoding zinc finger BED domain-containing protein DAYSLEEPER — translated: MANPTNNAEPPNADAEMNSKRRRKKSIVWEHFTIETINAECTKARCMQCKKVFSYITGSKLAGTSHLKRHIALGICPVGRTNQQDGQLLSLTPLTLTESQVVNDLPRKRHKTTSNSISFYHNRCRHDIAKMIIMHEYPLTIVECPAFLNSVRALQPQFPKIPLDGIEKECVELYKREKETLLNLVNSVNGRVNLSLDMWSTDQSVGYAFITGQFIDDDWKLHRRILGIVLLPFPESESAFNHAILSCISDWNLENKLFAITLDESFANKEVRKNMKRLLSEKNPLILNGKLLIGSCYARVLCQLAQDSLGALSETVKKVRESVKYVVLLEGTQETFNGLKLKLQVPSTKSLVLDDQNQWNTTYHMLIAACELKEVFSCLDAYDPNYQITLTMNEWKELEILCTFLKLLIDAANILTGPTYPTSNAFFHEVWKLQLELKNGTLSDDLFVRNLITPMYERFNRYWKDSFLVFSIAVVMDPRFKMKLVEFSFSRIYGEYAAADWIKTVNDGVYELFLDYVVQMLPPPTFVVNGNEGFEEETRLHCEILKTEVDENEIFLSTSDELSDFEVYISGITSHGNMKPELDQYLEESVLPRMQEFDVLGWWKLNRKKYPTLSKMASDILCIPVSTVGKESVFDMRCRKMDRYRSSLRPSTVEALICAKDWLKYGSPECSPEYSPEYSSPRSVVKMEL